In Asterias rubens chromosome 10, eAstRub1.3, whole genome shotgun sequence, the following proteins share a genomic window:
- the LOC117295752 gene encoding fructose-1,6-bisphosphatase 1-like, whose amino-acid sequence MSAGGALQTDFMTLTRFVLEEQRRFPSATGELTQLLNALLTAIKAVSSAVRKAGIAKLYGIAGSTNTTGDEQKKLDVLANDLFINSLRSSFTTCALISEENETLIEVEVEQRGKYVVAFDPLDGSSNIDCLVSIGSIFGIWKMETNAAPTDKDVLQPGRKMIAAGYALYGSACMVVLSAGNSVNGFMLDPAIGEFILTERNIRIKPRGKIYSINEGYTELWDEEIKEYVNAKKTSTEGRAAYGSRYIGSMVADMHRTLVYGGIFLYPAHKKSPKGKLRLFYEANPMAYIVEKAGGMATTGKEAILDVQPTNIHQRVPVIMGSTEDVKDFLAVVEKHKK is encoded by the exons ATGTCTGCTGGGGGTGCTTTGCAGACTGATTTTATGACCCTGACGAGGTTTGTTCTAGAGGAACAGAGACGTTTTCCGAGCGCTACCGGTGAGCTCACCCAGTTACTCAATGCGTTACTGACCGCCATCAAAGCGGTGTCGTCGGCAGTGCGTAAAGCAGGCATCGCTAAACT ATATGGTATAGCAGGTAGCACCAACACTACCGGAGACGAACAGAAGAAACTTGACGTCCTAGCCAACGATCTCTTCATCAACTCACTCCGTTCTTCTTTCACAACCTGCGCTCTCATCTCAGAGGAGAACGAGACGTTGATAGAGGTCGAGGTGGAGCAGAGAGGAAAGTACGTCGTTGCGTTTGATCCGTTGGATGGATCCTCAAACATTGACTGTCTTGTCTCTATTGGGTCCATCTTTGGTATCTGGAAAATG GAGACCAATGCTGCTCCCACGGACAAAGATGTGCTTCAACCTGGTCGTAAGATGATTGCCGCTGGTTACGCATTGTACGGAAGCGCCTGCATGGTCGTTCTTAGTGCTGGGAACAGCGTGAATGGGTTTATGCTTGATCCA gCTATTGGAGAGTTCATCCTGACAGAGCGTAACATACGAATCAAACCGAGAGGAAAAATCTACAGCATCAACGAAGGTTACACGGAGCTATGGGACGAGGAAATCAAAGAATACGTCAATGCTAAGAAAACATCAACA GAGGGTAGAGCAGCTTATGGATCTCGCTACATTGGTTCGATGGTTGCCGATATGCATCGTACCTTGGTGTATGGAGGAATCTTCTTATACCCAGCACACAAGAAGAGTCCCAAGGGAAAG CTAAGGCTTTTCTATGAGGCGAACCCAATGGCGTACATCGTAGAAAAAGCTGGTGGCATGGCAACCACCGGGAAGGAAGCCATCTTGGATGTCCAGCCGACTAACATCCATCAACGTGTCCCCGTCATTATGGGCTCAACAGAAGATGTTAAAGACTTCCTGGCTGTCGTTGAGAAACACAAGAAATAG